A window of Bacteroidales bacterium genomic DNA:
TTAATTTTAACGATTATTCACAAGTAAGTAATTATTTTTCAAATAAATAGTTTTGCTCATCAAAAACATAAGAGGCTGTATTGATTTAACAATACAGCCTCTTATGTTTTCAATCAAAATAATTTTATTTTGCCACTGTAAACTTTTCAGTTTTTGTAGTGTTTGTGTTTGCGGTTTCTACATGATATTTAATAAAATACAAGCCAGCGCTTAGGTTAGCGGTATTCATTGTTTCTATTTCCTGAGAATTGCCGTTGAAATACTTTGTAACTTTCTGAATCTCATCGCCCATCAAATTATACATACCAATAGTTATCTTGCCGCTTTCAGGCATATTGTATTTTATGCTCAAATTATCTCTTGCTATAGTTGGGTATATTTCAACTGAACCGTTTGGAGAATTTTCTTCAACACCGGTAGTGACACCGCATACCTGGCCTGTAACCCATGTAATACCTGTAAAATTCTCATAAACATTGTTAGCTATAAACTTAGGGCCTGATTGAGGGTCAGAATATGTCAAATTAGTGCAAGCAGGTCCATTATAGTTTGAAAAATTTATTTTACATACCAAGCCGTTTACAGCTGCAGTGGACGTGCTTGAAAGACTGCAATAAAGTATGCCGGAACCAACAGGATTTTCATATAAT
This region includes:
- a CDS encoding T9SS type A sorting domain-containing protein, which produces MKKVGLFILIAFVFSFNSFSQTVTLQSVSDVPTSSAVSIDLSMTGFSTAMTAWEFNVVYDVTKLTFVNFSNLTTAINPASDFVLYENPVGSGILYCSLSSTSTAAVNGLVCKINFSNYNGPACTNLTYSDPQSGPKFIANNVYENFTGITWVTGQVCGVTTGVEENSPNGSVEIYPTIARDNLSIKYNMPESGKITIGMYNLMGDEIQKVTKYFNGNSQEIETMNTANLSAGLYFIKYHVETANTNTTKTEKFTVAK